attgccagagaaaaaagattatccattccagtgttgacaaatttgttgtacatgtatgtcctcagaaatttctctgcgagttgatcgtaggagttgatggaatcaggtggtaggttgtcaaaccaagacaaagccgatcccttcagacttgacgggaaatatctacagaggacggcgtcgttctgactccatcgggctaagatacggttataataccagatatgtgccgcgggatcactggatccgtcgtagcattcaaaagttgggacagggcactttaacggaatgggggtattttccagacgatgagttaggggcgtggagtcagcttctttcatcacctcttcgagCCTTCCTCTGCCTTGTCTGGATTTTAACtgtttgatctcagccatcatatcATCGCGCaactcctccattgcgcggtaatatcccatgttctcatgctcagttgagcgtttctttcttcgatcttcgTTGTCATAATATCTAACTCTTcggtggcatattccggatcTGATGCGCTGCTTCCCCTGGCGTCATTTTCTAGGATGACTCTTCGGTCACGATTGGGCTCCGGctctttagaatttgcttcgtccagttgttggctagtcttcgtgctttgggcaatattatctttcaagtcttggttctccctggccagaagagctacggcatctgcatAGACCTGCTggatctttttcaattcttcgagctctaccatcagtcggtgggattggtttgatccctgattgggagttccggctggtacccctacggccacagttcccccttcgtctacagtGTGTATCAAGGGTGGTCGAGGATCTGCTTCAATCATtgatatctccaagtttggtcccctcggttgaattTCTTCCCGTGGTCCTAAaagcactggtatggtttgattctgaccgttggttgacggcattccgaagattggtggatgtgcgggctgatgcgTCATGGATTCTGctaccccttctttttgttgatggatttggcttgggacccaagtcttgttagcttctgtagtctGGGGGCCAcaacagtcttcgtggctgctgctttgagggccgcggctgctatggagttagtgttcataggtgaagtgatttccgcagtatcctgcctctgagcggttgttttagctttgtctcctttctgcttgcttcgggtcatgaccgaggtaacccttggtgtctcctttgatgaggctttggtttttcctgcctctagtatcttcttCATGTTTAATCCTTTCCTGCATAGGGAAATAAATAAGGAGAACCAAATATATACACGAGGATAGGGTTAGCGTCATTCGTACCCGCAAGACTATTGGAATAGAAGAAAATGAGTTGCCCAAGGACCCTTAATAGAAGAGAAATGAAAAGATTTCATGGGTCTAGTTTCTGAAATACAAATCTTTTAATAAACGATCATgaatcttgttttcagactaattttgaaaaagaactcttgaaaaggcagatctgtCACGAGGACTCACGAATCTGGATTATTGAGTCTTAGTTGGAGAAAACACCTCACGTGCAAATCGGTGATAGATAGCCGcgggtttgtctgctttgaaatggtgtttgtgaaaatgaagaacatgaacccAAAAAATAGAAAAGGTTTTGAAGACACGCTGAACCCAAAAAAGGGGCACAACCATAGTGCGCGTTccaaggtgaaatcacaggataagataaatcttttaccgggacagagtccctgttactagcgccaaattgtgaacacataaatcacgaggccatccaagtgttcacaaacaagTATTCTCAGACAGTACTCACAtacgtcctaattctagaatcgTACATCGTATACGTAATGGgacgattatatcgattcatcgactcaaagccttcgggcttgtcattgtctagtcgaatattatcacaaATAATGCTCGTGCAAGGAAATAAATCATGGAATAAGTACAAATATAAAACATATGAAGTTTAATGCAGAATGTAAGATgcagaaatgtaaatgagacagatttacgtggttcggcactaaggcctacgtccacggtgtttggtgtttcactatgtactgaatggttacaaagatagtcgaatgactttagaatatacatgggTCTGCGGAAGTAAATggatcacttactcttcctatttctctctcttatattctcctctaattgctctccaaaatcgTCTGCCCCCTCTCTCTtattggagaggggtatttatagggagagaacgtgggtcccatctctgaagtgtcgttgtaatcttatcttcttgtgctttgtgcctattacgcagaggtcttcggtataGGACGCGGGTTGAGATTGAacacgaaggattatcctcgcttcttccacgagctgatcgacacgtctatatctctttggtatttaatgcaggCAGATGGATGTATGCTCGTGtgagacaagtgtctctttgtctggtcacatctgtgtcagccaaacttcctctcggccgttgatctgggatcttcctcgggattgtgcgcgttaatacccaaggggtattatctggtgctcctctgtgccatcatacctctgtggtcctctgtccctgaccgtcagatctgctgaccgatgtcATCTTCTGATGAAATGCCTGCTATCATGTTTCGATGTCTCGCTtcacatgccttccacgtgtctctttctatacacgtggaggatgatgagAAGTGTACATACACCTAACTCAAACGGATCCGAATCAGGAGTTAGGTCGGAGTCATAGTTTGACTCGGATCTGACCCAAAATTAAAGACAAATGGTCTGATATCTGACACGCGGCTAGTCTGAGGTTGATTCAAATGGCGCCTCAGATGTAAACAAACGTGATGTAAATCTCTGTGCCGGGGTGCGAATCTGCGGTGTTACATCTCGAGGAAAAGTTAAAATTTAGGTGGCGATGAGGCCATACCTTTGTTATTTTGTAAACCCCTCGGACGGAACACGCTCCAAAAGAATAACCATTTGCCCATCTTTGCTATCTCCATCTCTTGGATTTAGGGGCCTTTTTTTGGAATCCTGCAAAACCGACAACAGTCTCTTAAAACATTTTCATCTCAAACTCATCAAAGAGGGTAAATAAAAGAGCATAaactactttaaaaaaaaaaaaagaaaaaggaggaaaaagaaagatacaaaaacctaaaacaaaGACATCCCTCTTTTATTCTTCTCTTCATCTCTTTagcaaaaatctcattttgtaaATTTTtgcaaagaagaagagaagaaaacaaaactaacaaaaatgGGTGCGTATAAAGCTGAAGATGACTATGATTACCTATTTAAGGTAGTTTTAATCGGAGATTCAGGTGTTGGTAAGTCAAATTTACTCTCTAGATTTACTAGGAATGAGTTCAGTCTCGAATCCAAGTCTACCATTGGTGTTGAGTTTGCTACTAGGAGTCTGAATGTTGATGGTAAAGTCATCAAAGCTCAGATTTGGGACACTGCTGGTCAAGAAAGGTTagttttttcttattcttctgaTCTGGGTTTTTAATATTTTCAGCAAATTTTGAACCTTTTTTCTTCAGTCTGGGTTTTTGCTTGATTTGAAGAGATCTGATGTTAGTGTTTAGTTCAAGTTCCTTATGTGATCTGTTGAATTCCGTATTAGGGTTTTTGATTGTTTCTTTATTTACTGCGAGTAAGCTTATTGAAAGAAATGTCAGATCTTTGTATCAGATTTAGTGTGTAGATTGTTAGATCCCACTATGTGATGTAATAATTGACCTAATGTACTTGAGTAAGAGGCAGAGAAAGCATTTAGATTAAACTTTAAAGTCGGTTtgtcatcaaaattttgtttatgagcatgGATCTTACAGCGTGGTAATATTTGTTTCAAATGGGATGATAAAACACAGTGCCAACCAAAAGGGTGGTAGCAGAGAGAAAATGGAAAATGTAATTCAGTGAATGATTTTTGCTACCCTTCAGATGCTTTCTAAGCTTTATGTTTGCTTGGTGATTGTTGTTATGCTCCTTTGAATTAATGTTACGGTGTCAAGTACTTGGTAGCTTGAATAGAATCTGATGTGCTTGTCAAGTTATAACGTTCTTGTACAGTAATGCTATGAACATTGCAGTCTGATGTATATGTACTGAAGCTGTCCATGGTACTTGCCTAGGAGTCTAGGACTGTTGGCTTTGACATTTTAAATTCCACCTGAAAGTTGGATACAGGGTCAGCTATTCGCAAAGGTTAAATACGAGGATATTTGTTAATTTGGAGTTTGAACTTCATATTTATTAAGAATGGAAGGGAATCAGGGAAAAGATAAATCAAAGCTTAGCAATGCCAGAGATATTTCATGAAGGTTTTACTTAGTAGCCAATACATAGAAACAGCATGAGTGTTTTCACAGTTGGGACTACCTTACTGAGCACACTGCATCATTCTTTTGATTCTTCAATGTGCTTAGCATGAGTTCCTTGAAGACAGTTTCTTGACTCTCCAGATAGGTGTTTGGGTCCTTTGAGGTTAGCTTTCCTTGTGTCGAGAGATAACTTTTGATTAATCCTGATTCTTTTAGTGCCTGGCATCTCTTGAAATCGTGATGTTCCACAGGTTAATAATAATGATAGGGTTTTTGATCTTCTATGTAGTTTAGAGTTGATCACAGAATACATTTGTTAACTTAGTGTTAGAAGTGTCTGGAGTTCTTGCATTCCTCTTGTAGCTTAAGATTGTTCTTTCCACTCTTATTAATTTAATCATTGTATAATCTATCAATTAGACAGGTCAAAACTCAAAAGTAACAGGGCAGTGATACACGTAAAAATCAGTAGATTATAGAATTGACCAGTATTATACATCTTTCTCGTCAGACATTATTTCCACTTTTTCATGTCAGATGTGTTCATCCAACAGTAAAAGGCagtgttttccaaagttttttaGAAGTCGAGTGGCCTTTAGAACCCTTCATGTAGGAAGTTGTAAGGAGTCATATCTCTGCTgtgatgatatatatatatatatcactttGTTCTGACAACATTGTGCCTCACCAGTAGGTTATTGATCTGATTGTTTACCTGTGGTGCTTAGTAGTTTCTGGTTGTCTTCTCTTGGGATTTAATGTGAAAGGAATAGGTATACTCTCTGCCTATGGACAGCTTACCTGAACTGAGCTCGTGTTTTATTGTTAATTTATCAGTCTAAAGTGATAGTTTCTTGCCTACTCGTAGAACTACAATATTCCACCCCCATTCTCTGCAAGTGTTATGCATTCACTCGATACATAGTGCCTGAACAGTCTAACTGATGATAGATATATTCGATTAATGTCTAGTTTCTTGAACTCGCAGTAACTGAATTATCAAATCCTGATATCTaagaaatttaattggtcatgtagGTACTGTTTTAAAGCTTTTCATGGCAATGCTTCCTGTTTTTAGGTTTTCTTATTTGAGTATTGATATAATTGGTAGTCTGACCACAGAGATCAGTATTCACTGATTCCACGTGCAACAAGAGCCTAAGCAATTCTCTTTAAGAAAAGCCCAAGTCTTGGAGGCATTGCGGTAAGCATAATGTCTAACCAACTGACAGATATAAGCTCAAAAGTGAACTAGTAGTTATCAAGAAACACAAACAAGCAAACACCATTTCTAAGATGATGAGACGCCAGTGCCTCTGTTGGCCAAATTGGATGATGACATATAGCTCGATGTAAGTCACTTCTTTAGTGCAAAGACTCCTTTCTTCAAAGAGGAACACAAGCTTCTTTTCACAGTGAATGTAATTCACCCAACTACTTTACGATATAAATTGCTCTTGTAAACCTCTAGCTAGCAAATATGCGCTTTAATTCTTCTCTATATACTTTTTTCAGCCATTGTTATGCACTGGAGGTGGCTCCTTACATCCATTTATCTATAAAGCAAGTGATATCATAGTTCTTTTTGCTGTTTCTAATTTGTCGTTTTGAGTTTTTAGGTACCGTGCCATTACTAGTGCTTACTATCGAGGAGCTGTTGGCGCACTCCTAGTGTATGATGTCACTCGACATGCCACATTTGAGAGTGTCGAGAGGTGGTtgaaggagttgaggaaccacACAGACCCTAACATTGTCGTAATGCTCATCGGAAACAAGTCTGACCTGCGTCACCTTGTTGCTGTCTCAACCGAAGATGGGACATCCTTTGCGGAAAGAGAATCACTTTATTTCATGGAGACTTCTGCATTGGAAGCAACTAATGTAGAAAATGCATTTGCTGAAGTGCTGACTCAAATTTACCGTATCGTAAGCAAGAAGGCAGTGGAGGCGGGCGATGATGGATCAGCTTCAGCTGTACCTGCCAAAGGTGAAAAAATAAACATCAAAGATGATGTCTCAGCACTTAAAAGAGTTGGGTGTTGCTCTACCTAGGGTGTATCAAGGATCTACTGAATATTTCTGCTTGAAAAGGATATGGTTTGTTTATTTAGCTTCATCTGTAATTTCATTTCTGTGTATGATTCCTTAGGATATCAAAACTGGGGAGCTGATGGAAAGAGAGATAGTACCAAAGTAGTAGTCTTGTTTTCAATAGACTTATTTGCTATAATGAAGACCGAGTGGAAAAGAGAGTTTAGGTACGGAAAACATCTTCCCTCGACTGTTTCTTCGTTTAGTATTTATATTTTAGATATAACTTCAGTTTGTGACGACTAGATTGCAATCAGAATGTGGTGTTGCGAGAACAGGGTTTATATGGCTTTGAATGTATGTGGATAGGTCTTCTAAAACGGAAGCAACCCAACTTATGGAGCAATTTCTTTAAGGGCACCACAGATTAGTGGAATTCTCTAACGGTCAAATATAATGTTTGGTCGAATGCAAGAGCCCAATCCTCAGCTGTCTAAGCACTACATTTGTTGTAATGGAGCAGCGTACAGCTAAAACGCCAAGGCTGCTAATGGGGGACCGGAATTGCCAGGGGTACCGTTTCATATGAGACAAAAAAGTTATATCCGATCCTGACCGTCGGATCACTCAAACGGTACCCCTGCTACCGTTTCATATGAGACAAAAAAGTTATATCCGATCCTGACCGTCGGATCACTCAAACGGTATCCCTGCTAATTCCAGTCCCCCATTAGCAGCCATGTAAAAAGCTAGCACACTTCAGTGTCGACCACCTACTGTCCTGGTTGACGGTTGCACTAATTTGTGCACAACTG
This DNA window, taken from Papaver somniferum cultivar HN1 chromosome 3, ASM357369v1, whole genome shotgun sequence, encodes the following:
- the LOC113356339 gene encoding ras-related protein RIC2; this translates as MGAYKAEDDYDYLFKVVLIGDSGVGKSNLLSRFTRNEFSLESKSTIGVEFATRSLNVDGKVIKAQIWDTAGQERYRAITSAYYRGAVGALLVYDVTRHATFESVERWLKELRNHTDPNIVVMLIGNKSDLRHLVAVSTEDGTSFAERESLYFMETSALEATNVENAFAEVLTQIYRIVSKKAVEAGDDGSASAVPAKGEKINIKDDVSALKRVGCCST